In Girardinichthys multiradiatus isolate DD_20200921_A chromosome 18, DD_fGirMul_XY1, whole genome shotgun sequence, a single window of DNA contains:
- the capn12 gene encoding calpain-12, protein MASDSLAPLGSIDNPVKFLNQDFDALLRMCLKNRELFSDPTFPAQQKSIGMPPDPNPGKEIKWKRPKEISADAVFVEDTIGTTDICQGQLGNCWLLAALSSLTVHPTLFVKVVPPNQSLADSYAGIFHFRFWQYGEWVEVVVDDRLPVREGRLLFSYSRTRTEFWSALVEKAYAKLVGSYGSLKGGNISEGMEDFTGGIAYSLPVTSRSPPVLWRILTAGLSRGSLLSCFIQASNYSEVGKVTADGLIKGHAYAITDTNKVKKGSLENLLLKLRNPWGFVEFCGSWSDKCKEWADTEQLEKERIKLKLEEDGEFWISVDDFSRMFNIVELCSMNPDSLEEEDTSVSQSTWTISEHKGSWVPGSSAGGSRKYNKSFWKNPQFQLVLRDQDEEDDDEEEVEDDDADDEDEIDKGEEVLTPEAKKKAEKQKQKAKHCTVLVELLQKNRRQNDKTNFLYIAFYIYKVPPELQGGCLDLSFFMKNRPVGRSGKYTAQRGVSRKLRLDPGHYVIVGSTYRSNQAGEFFIRVFSKTRNTLGVQDFPCSSDYLPVMADPVLPEDQTRVEKTFDEKAGPDDRLNAQEIRKLINSVFDKSYHLPLETYRQIILGEDTEGRSTLSREQAENLLADLRTLQSIFVQFDEDSSGSISPFELSLALEAVGMTCDNKVVQLLSERFVAREPHLSFHGFVSCVSRLRKLFALFESETSKEVKDRGINSWLLQFLAL, encoded by the exons ATGGCTTCTGACAGTCTGGCCCCTCTGGGCTCCATCGATAATCCAGTAAAGTTCCTGAACCAGGACTTTGACGCTCTGCTACGGATGTGTCTGAAGAACAGGGAGCTGTTTTCAGATCCCACCTTTCCTGCTCAGCAGAAGTCCATTGGGATGCCTCCAGATCCAAATCCAGGGAAGGAGATAAAATGGAAGAGACCCAAG GAAATCAGTGCAGATGCCGTGTTTGTTGAGGACACCATTGGGACCACCGATATCTGTCAGGGCCAACTGG GTAACTGCTGGCTGCTGGCAGCCCTGTCATCGCTCACCGTCCATCCTACGCTCTTTGTTAAAGTGGTGCCCCCCAACCAGAGCCTGGCTGATTCTTATGCAGGGATCTTTCATTTCAGG TTCTGGCAGTATGGTGAGTGGGTGGAGGTGGTTGTGGATGACAGACTGCCAGTGCGTGAAGGCCGTCTGCTCTTCAGCTACTCTCGCACCCGCACCGAGTTTTGGAGCGCCCTGGTGGAGAAGGCCTATGCCAA GTTAGTGGGATCCTACGGGAGCCTGAAGGGGGGAAACATCTCAGAAGGCATGGAGGATTTCACAGGAGGCATCGCATACTCTCTTCCTGTTACATCCCGTTCCCCTCCTGTCCTCTGGAGGATTCTCACCGCTGGTCTGTCTCGAGGTAGCCTGCTCAGCTGCTTCATCCAG GCCTCAAACTATAGTGAGGTTGGTAAAGTAACAGCAGATGGGCTGATAAAGGGCCATGCCTACGCCATCACTGACACGAACAAG GTAAAAAAAGGATCGTTGGAGAATTTGCTGCTGAAGCTGAGGAACCCATGGGGTTTTGTTGAGTTTTGTGGATCCTGGAGTGATAA GTGTAAGGAGTGGGCGGACACAGAGCagttggagaaggaaaggatcAAGCTCAAACTGGAAGAAGATGGGGAGTTCTG GATCAGCGTTGATGACTTCAGCAGAATGTTTAACATTGTGGAGCTCTGCAGTATGAATCCAGACTCTCTGGAGGAGGAAGACACCTCTGTCAGCCAGTCTACCTGGACTATAAGTGAACATAAAGGCTCCTGGGTACCAGGAAGCTCTGCTGGTGGCAGCCGCAAATACAACA AATCCTTTTGGAAGAATCCCCAGTTCCAGTTAGTGCTTAGAGACCAGGACgaggaagatgatgatgaagaagaaGTTGAGGATGATGATGCTGATGATGAGGATGAGATTGATAAGGGTGAAGAGGTTCTGACACCTGAGGCGAAgaagaaagcagaaaaacagaagcagaaaGCAAAGCACTGCACGGTGCTGGTGGAGCTGCTCCAGAAAAACCGGAGGCAGAACGACAAAACTAACTTCCTCTACATCGCTTTCTACATCTACAAG GTTCCTCCTGAG CTGCAAGGAGGCTGTCTGGACCTCAGCTTCTTTATGAAAAACCGTCCCGTGGGTCGTTCTGGAAAATACACGGCCCAGAG GGGTGTTTCGAGGAAGCTGCGCCTGGACCCTGGTCACTATGTTATCGTTGGATCCACTTATCGGTCCAACCAGGCGGGAGAGTTCTTCATCCGTGTTTTCTCTAAGACAAGAAACACTCTTGG GGTTCAAGACTTTCCCTGCTCCTCTGACTACCTTCCA GTTATGGCTGATCCTGTCCTTCCTGAAGACCAAACCAGAGTTGAGAAAACTTTTGATGAGAAGGCCGGCCCA GATGACAGGCTGAATGCTCAAGAGATTAGGAAGCTGATCAACTCAG TGTTTGACAAAAGTTACCATCTGCCTCTGGAGACATACAGACAAATAATCTTAGGAGAGGAT ACCGAGGGGCGCTCCACTCTCAGTCGTGAGCAAGCAGAGAACCTGCTGGCTGATCTTCGCACTCTGCAG TCCATCTTTGTCCAGTTCGATGAGGACTCATCTGGAAGCATCAGCCCCTTTGAGCTCAGCTTGGCACTGGAAGCTGTCG GAATGACATGTGACAACAAGGTAGTTCAGCTCCTATCTGAGCGCTTTGTGGCCAGAGAACCTCACCTGTCCTTCCATGGCTTCGTGTCCTGTGTTTCCAGGCTGCGCAAACTCTTCG